A DNA window from Pungitius pungitius chromosome 1, fPunPun2.1, whole genome shotgun sequence contains the following coding sequences:
- the her9 gene encoding hairy-related 9 isoform X2, whose product MPADTMEKQTASPLAGAPANGTHTPDKPKNASEHRKSSKPIMEKRRRARINESLGQLKTLILDALKKDSSRHSKLEKADILEMTVKHLRNLQRVQMSALSADATVISKYRAGFNECMNEVTRFLSTSEGVNTEVRSRLLNHLSSCMGQMMSINYPQQAASQQAHLAQPLHVQLPSTLPLNAAALGSKLSPAEAISPKVFGGFQLVPASDGQFAFLIPNPAFSSATAPVIPLYANAGVPVTVNASPVHGGSASTAASPIHGMTSFSVGSQAVSPVGVSAGSEGNEPVWRPW is encoded by the exons ATGCCAGCTGACACCATGGAGAAGCAGACGGCATCCCCGCTGGCCGGTGCCCCTGCAAACGGAACACACACGCCGGACAAACCCAAAAATGCCAGCGAGCATAGAAAA TCATCGAAACCCATCATGGAAAAACGGCGTAGAGCCAGAATAAACGAAAGCCTTGGGCAGCTCAAGACTCTCATCCTGGACGCACTTAAAAAAGAT AGCTCCAGGCATTCGAAGTTGGAGAAAGCAGATATCCTGGAAATGACAGTAAAGCACTTGAGGAACCTGCAGCGTGTCCAGATGAGCG CACTCTCAGCAGATGCCACCGTCATAAGCAAATATAGAGCAGGATTCAACGAGTGCATGAACGAGGTCACCCGCTTCCTGTCCACCTCAGAGGGGGTGAACACGGAGGTGAGGTCGAGGCTCCTCAACCACCTGTCCAGCTGCATGGGCCAGATGATGTCCATCAACTACCCGCAGCAGGCCGCGTCCCAGCAGGCGCACCTGGCTCAGCCGCTGCACGTGCAGCTGCCATCCACCCTGCCCCTCAACGCCGCGGCTCTGGGCTCCAAACTGAGCCCCGCGGAGGCCATCTCCCCCAAGGTCTTCGGCGGCTTTCAGCTGGTGCCCGCAAGCGATGGACAGTTTGCATTTTTGATCCCCAACCCAGCCTTCTCCTCCGCCACGGCCCCCGTCATCCCGCTTTACGCAAACGCAGGAGTGCCCGTTACGGTCAACGCCAGTCCGGTGCACGGGGGCTCGGCATCGACCGCGGCTTCGCCCATCCACGGCATGACGTCTTTCTCCGTGGGCTCCCAGGCGGTCAGTCCGGTGGGAGTGAGCGCCGGCTCGGAGGGCAACGAGCCGGTGTGGAGGCCTTGGTAG
- the her9 gene encoding hairy-related 9 isoform X1 produces MPADTMEKQTASPLAGAPANGTHTPDKPKNASEHRKSSKPIMEKRRRARINESLGQLKTLILDALKKDSSRHSKLEKADILEMTVKHLRNLQRVQMSAALSADATVISKYRAGFNECMNEVTRFLSTSEGVNTEVRSRLLNHLSSCMGQMMSINYPQQAASQQAHLAQPLHVQLPSTLPLNAAALGSKLSPAEAISPKVFGGFQLVPASDGQFAFLIPNPAFSSATAPVIPLYANAGVPVTVNASPVHGGSASTAASPIHGMTSFSVGSQAVSPVGVSAGSEGNEPVWRPW; encoded by the exons ATGCCAGCTGACACCATGGAGAAGCAGACGGCATCCCCGCTGGCCGGTGCCCCTGCAAACGGAACACACACGCCGGACAAACCCAAAAATGCCAGCGAGCATAGAAAA TCATCGAAACCCATCATGGAAAAACGGCGTAGAGCCAGAATAAACGAAAGCCTTGGGCAGCTCAAGACTCTCATCCTGGACGCACTTAAAAAAGAT AGCTCCAGGCATTCGAAGTTGGAGAAAGCAGATATCCTGGAAATGACAGTAAAGCACTTGAGGAACCTGCAGCGTGTCCAGATGAGCG CAGCACTCTCAGCAGATGCCACCGTCATAAGCAAATATAGAGCAGGATTCAACGAGTGCATGAACGAGGTCACCCGCTTCCTGTCCACCTCAGAGGGGGTGAACACGGAGGTGAGGTCGAGGCTCCTCAACCACCTGTCCAGCTGCATGGGCCAGATGATGTCCATCAACTACCCGCAGCAGGCCGCGTCCCAGCAGGCGCACCTGGCTCAGCCGCTGCACGTGCAGCTGCCATCCACCCTGCCCCTCAACGCCGCGGCTCTGGGCTCCAAACTGAGCCCCGCGGAGGCCATCTCCCCCAAGGTCTTCGGCGGCTTTCAGCTGGTGCCCGCAAGCGATGGACAGTTTGCATTTTTGATCCCCAACCCAGCCTTCTCCTCCGCCACGGCCCCCGTCATCCCGCTTTACGCAAACGCAGGAGTGCCCGTTACGGTCAACGCCAGTCCGGTGCACGGGGGCTCGGCATCGACCGCGGCTTCGCCCATCCACGGCATGACGTCTTTCTCCGTGGGCTCCCAGGCGGTCAGTCCGGTGGGAGTGAGCGCCGGCTCGGAGGGCAACGAGCCGGTGTGGAGGCCTTGGTAG